The sequence aaccacttttcaaatcttcatctatgaacgtttgaaagctcaagaacacaaccaatcaacaactgtcataaagaaagataacttacagacCAAATCATGacccatatgaaatgaagatacacaagaccatcccaagaaatatcccaaaaaatcAGCACATgatttgatcacaccaaaatatacagGAGAATATACTGAAATCTGCAAAATAGTGACCAACAAACCAATACTACAAACtcgatcataagatcttcccattCTACAATCGCTAGAGAAAATcacgagaatatgttgacatcaataaaaaaacataTTCTAGCATTAGCAAtgaccaaaaatatccaacaatcttgACCAAGTCAATCTTAAACAAAATACACCTTTCGAACCAAAAGCACATACATTGATTCTCTCTAGGAGAAAGAGGTGACCAAAAAACATCTTCCTAATTTCAATCCACCTACTCACAAACACCAGAACATAACCCACATCATTATAACATATAACGTGTCCATCTAGATAATTAACGAGCCATAACATATTCTCCAGTGAAAATTGCTCTTATCCATatctccacatgctatggtgagacTTATAGACaattaaaaatgtctcattaatttgcACTagttattcatcttattaattaagtaatttttttaattatttaattaaattcttctaaATCACACCCTAATCATCACTAATTATTGAATTTTCATCCTttcattaattcatcatttaaccctttctcaaatattaattaaatattaattgtttaattaattacgatttaattccttatttaaataatttttattatttaattaattccatttctaatgattaaatactttcatttaaattaattaattaattaattcatcctccaaatccccaaatttggatttcaattaatttcatttcttccaaattcacatttcattaatttcaatttcatcacatttcaagttaatgtgcatttcaatttcatcatttgaaaatcaaaattcaaatccaaataagaatgaaattgaatttaatctcaaaatcctacaacacatgtttgaaatcataactgatttgattgattagttaactaCTTTTGATTGATATGTTAAGTGGATTGATACAAACCAATGTCATCACTCTACCATAAGTTAGTGATAAAATTATAAGgaactaaggggggggtgaatcagtgcaagcaaaaacttaatgaATCCGATAAccactttcaccaacttgaaaatcaataagcatgaaagaaatataaccacataagaaaacatccaataaagcatgcaaaccataacataatgatttttcatgtggaaacccaaatgggaaaaaccatggtaggaattaATACCTACAATGATCAACTAATTGTAGTATAGAAATctgattggttaaggtcatacaatcacCCTGTTAGGGGCACACCCAGTTAAAAGTGTTTTAGCCCAATTAAGAGATATACAATAAAGCATGTTAGgacccaaccctattaggagctacccacattactaggatttacaaacacaagctaatgtgttaccttgttaaaggatttcacctTTGGACCTACTAGGATCCTACCACACCCTGTTaagagtgaccttgttagaggattttcttgctgcaactattaggaagagAATAAGTTCAACTGATTTGAATTTAGCACCTCTATTCCTAATAAGATCTGCTTTTGCTCAGCTTCTATTACTGATTAAACATAAAAACCTAACTTCTTCTTCCACCacacgatcaaattctcactcttgatacataaaatcATACAATTTACATCACCTTAAAAAGAACTTTGTTAAGTCAGTTaggaaccttggaacaattccctaggttcattgaatctattcaccttTTGCATTTTCTTACTCATTACACTTTTCTTATGTCAGCAACACAATTCATTACTTAAAAAGATAACAATAAGTCTATTGGTTACCGATCAAACTAACTCTGCTATACCATTTCTCTGTTCTTCCTGAATGTGACTAGAAAATAaaccataactcactcaatacactgaATCCACTAttgcggtttggaacataggtgcatgttcctatctccaacactcttgtaaaactgcaacatctaactcttctccAATTGTCCATACCGGTCacttgatcatcgctttgttcctATTTACCAATTGATAACAACTTAGTAGCtttgttgtctaactgattccactactggttggtctagatgacctagatgactaacaaaacagggtttccatcaatgaaaacacaaataaagtcatcaatcaacctattacaacaaaatcatcatcattaagccaacaatctcctcctttggcattgatggcaacacttaggaaattttttgtctaagtgtcataTTACAACAATCATGACTCATACGATAATTACATAATAGAAAACTCTCCCTTAACAATTACATgcttttacaaaattttgactgacttatACTACTCTCTCTTTGCAGCAATGACAAAGGTAAACAAATACATTTGAAACAAATGAATACAACACgccaaaatttgcattaccaaatataTACGAGTTCAAAAATTTACAATATTACACTTTGAGAAAAACGTTAGTAAAAGTAGTCCTTAAGACTttcaaatcattttcccatgtctccaaaagagtagatgtaatctCAATGTGCGTTTGGACTTGGTATGGAAGATCTTTCATACCATCAAATGTACTCTTTTCCGGTGTAGTCAAAATTGCCTCTGTCTCTTTGTATCCTCTTTGTAAAATTTCTAACTTAGGGACCGGATGAGTTTGTAGCTCCTATAGTGATGCAGTCCTCTTGATCTGTTCTGCCTCATTTAAGCTTATGTTGTGTCAATATGACCGATCTACCAAAAATTATTGTTAAATAATTTAATGTAATAAATGATTCACTTAAACTCTTTAGCTCTTGCTGAGCTTCCTTTATTTTCTTATTGATATCATCAAAGAACAATGAAAAGTTGTAGATGGTATAAAGAATTTTACATCCATTCTTTAAGGCTTCTTTGATTTGGTCCATATTTGTAGTAAGAACTTCTCTATCTTTGTTAATTGCCTTGATCAACATTTCAATTATTTTCTTCTCATATTGTTTCTCTACATTATGTAGAGAAACCTCTCCAAGAGTCTTCATTTCATCCCCTACTAATTTGACCAAGTGGTCCAATTTTTCAATGGAAGTTATGAGATTATCAATGTCAGTCTCTGGTAACAGACTAGAAAATATGTCTACTGTAGTCTGTATGGTTTGAGCTTCTCTCCTCTGAGCTCTCATCATCTTCTTCTTGGCCTTGGATTGCATTGCAGATGCAAACTCCATCAGTTCAGTTGGACTCAACATATCCATGTTTATTGGTCCTTGGATGCTCATTCTatcaccatcctcatcatcatcaatgattgcCTTTGAATTAAGTGACCATGGATTAACTTTCTACTCTTGTTCTTTCTCTTTATGCttctctcttctaccttctttGGTGACTTTGTTGTTTGCTCAACATCAATTTGTACACTCTCTTGTGTCTTTGTCTGCATCTTTGTTGTGTTCTCTAATGGCCCTATGGTTTTCACATCATCTACTTGTGCATTCTCTTGATTATGTGTCTTCTCTTCATCTTTACCAATTGGAATATCTTTCGGTATCAATGGTTGTTCTTTAGTGATAGTAGAAACTGATGTGGTGCGTCCAccttcttgttctttctccattTGAGTATCTATCGATATCTCATCATTTTTAAACACATCTAGTAGTACACCTTCAATTACCAGTGCTTCAAGGATATTTTCTTCCTCAGAAGATTCTATCATCTCTggttcctcttctctttcaagacTTAAAAACTTTTTTAAAATTTCCTGAGTCTCAGCTTGCACAAACTGGGATTCTCCAACAAGCAATCCTGTTAACCTCTTCTTGGTATGAAATAATGgttttgattttaaaataatttccTATATATCCTCCTTGGGAGTCTTCGATTGTAAGTGCATAAGTGCATACTCTACTATTTCTCTATCCTTCTTAATTGCAGTCTGCCATCTAGCTTCCAATTTTGTATACAAAGAATTAGGTATCTGTCCTTGAAATTTAATCAATTCTTTTCTAAAATGGTTCATAAACCAAACAAATGAATCCTCaatttgtttcttctcttcctcactAAAAATGTTATAGTACTTATGTACACCAACCAATACACCATACTTCCTTATATTCATCAACAAGCTCTCAAGAGAAGTAGGTTTAGTTACCTTAACTGATTTGACAGTGGGTGCAAAAACCACTTTAGATTTCTTGCCACTTGCTCATGgttctttcttttctccttctgATTTGGTTTCCTCTACTTCTTCCTTTGCTACAACCTTAAAGACTCTTTGTGcttattctttctttcttttccctGTATCTTTAAGTGTTTGAGGCTCATCTTGTTTCACTTTTCTCCTTATTTGTATCTTTGGAGGAGGAGAGGGCTTCTCCTTCTTGACATCTGCACTTCTAGTTTTTCTACCAGTGGAGACACTACAGGTTCCTACCTTCTTTGCTTCAAATCTAGTTCTTTCTTCATCAATCATCTCCTTTGTAAATCTTTGTGCAACAACAAATTCTTCAACCTCTTTCTTGACCTTTTTGGCCACTACTGGTTTGGCCAATTCACCATGTACCTATAATGATTTCTCTTTAAATGTGCCAAACCTAGATTCATTAGGATCTACTGGTTTAGATAGGAGGTGGTAAGCATAAATAGTCAATATATTTtcttctacctcataccccataggcatgaccGATGAAGTTCTTGGTTCTGCAGGCTCCATCTGACAAGTATCtatatcaaccataaaacaaatggaGTCTTTATACCTTTTTACAACTTGCtctggtatcctttctctagcgtGCATTTACTTCTATAAATCCTTGAAGTATCCCTAGATAGTCTTTGTGAACTCATTACCAAGCATCTTAAGGATGTTATTAATTTGCCAGATTGTCAGTGTATCTATAGACCATTGGATATCACCTATACCAGGAAAGAAATTTTGGTAATAGAAAAACAATCCAACAATCAACTAACCAAACTTGAACTTCTGtcgcttgtccttcttgattgattcaagATTAACATCAGTTGTGTTCTCAAGGCCTCTGCtagatcataatcaacattctctttcaacatCTGGTAAGATGTGTGGATAGAAGCTCTAGGAATGCTATTCATCCGGCTTGAATGATAAACTTTGTAGTTAATGACCATGGATGCAAACTTCACTATCATGGCATGACCATCCCATTTTGACTTTATCAGTCGGATAACCTCATCCTTCAGAATTGATCTCAAGATAGGGACTTCATCGATTTCCCATAATCTGGTGATAGCAtgaataacctcctttgtgatcttgTGTGGTCTATCCAACTACATAAACTGATCATGGATCCTACTTAGAACATATCTCACATTATCTTCTTTAAAATCATCTAAAAAGTTTACAGCATGATGAAAACCCTTATTGGATACCCTTCTGAATTGATCCTTTATCAAacctttgatagttctgatacttaatgtaagtatagatccaatagccaacaagatgagaggggggggtgaatcatacaaacttagtcttccattaaaacatcagattcaacctcagtaacatatactttagtaatataaccaaaactactaaacatgcaaactcaaaagcatataaatatcataaacctcataacactagatttaacgtgcaaacccaaatagggaaaaaccactgtgggatttcagacccactaagaaatatactcttctagagtatgcttggttaaaagcaaatcctattaaagattacaaacacattgctagatgtgacccggttaagggatttccctcagatctgttaggatcttcactttgttagaagtgaccttgttaaaggatttcaaacactcaatcacaatgtcaccttgctagagggttttacaaataagattgttaagtccactcggttaagagattttctgtcactttcacaaaataacagtaataaaaatctatttgcaacttcacatctaaaattctaaagcaaattcttatttgctcaatacaatctagacatagaactaatcttgtccatctactgggcttctatactcttttattcaaataggtcttcaagcttctatgctcggtaatcactatgtagcatccctatgcatacatttgttcgcatacattgtttatcaacagttccctatttataaacaatttgccaaccgcttaatctccttgatcacatttcccatgatcaatcatagccatcaaatcttcaaactttgtccaagttcaatgtattctttgatctgaataatgttttaccccacctaggaacttgcatacatttcttggaacttgtgctagagtaatgcggttcaatctgcattgtagatcttcatgctgattttcctttgccatagattcattaacaaacttcatgcacaacataccaatcatttaatcagttccagctcatcagcttccttcattaaataacgcatgtaaccatttaatgtattctattacaacttggttacaactcggtaacaacttagtaaatactaaacttcactcgatagacattcctccttcattaaccgatagagataaccttagggtttaccgactaggttctctgctcggtaacatagtatagtattaaccttacaatttacaacatatgtatgatgttaaaacaatctaaacatcatgatctcatcattatctaactcagtaatagttgctcattgaataccttattcatccccttattcatcatattctttctgtgttttttaccgacatctttatcctcattaaatcatacttctcaagatatggcaacatcatacggaattagaaaatcaatttattgacatcaatgacaaaataataatattaagacagtaaatcatccttaatcaattatatccataatcatcaacaaccttctcaatatccttattgaaatgccaacgatctcccattgtttgttataatgccaaatgccaataatctccccctttggcattgatggcaaaccaatttatttgacctaattgattcagattgttgtgagttgtttgtgagattctgaaatgctctcttcctgtcatcagaattctcccccatacattagacttctcctcttttctctagtattctccccctttttcttcaatcttcttcagtcttctctccctttgacaacaatgccaaaaaaaagaactaaaacataatttcttcctgtatgaagtgagtTCTtgttgtaatgtgtcaacttagtcttggttagagcattttgtcttgaaTTCCTATTTCCTATATTGTATCCTGCActgtttcctatacacctttagaaaacatcctaaagtgtgtaaataaacATCAACTCCTataagatattctgtagagtcatcgaattgatgctttcactgaactcagtcagtgagtagaagataggggtaggacccctaacttacttttgagatactcaaaagtgtcccttggtagtggcttggtgaagatatctactatttgttcctttgtgctaacatactccaacaccactttcttctcttgagcttcttctctaagataatgatatttaatagagatgtgctttgtcttagagtgcataacaggattctttgaaatgttaatggcattagtattgtcatagaatatagttactggctcagtaactttctcatttataccttccaacagttgtttgatccatgctatgttggtataattcaatgctgtagcaacgtattcagcttctgctattgactctGAAACacgtccttgtttcttgctaagccaactcactagtctttctcctaaaaagaaagctcctccacttgtgctttttctgtcatcaatgttgcctgcccaatcagcatcagtatacacttttaaatcaaaatcatttcctttctgatatactaagccataatccttggtttccttaggatctgcaatgaatcttgcaactatacctactacatgtgatatgtctggtctgctatgaacaacatattgtagctttccaatcatggatcggtaaagtgtctcatcaacaaatccttcaggtttttcaataaaaacttcttcttctaatattccattcaaaaatgcagatttgacatccatttgatataccttgaagtttttgaaagcaacatatgctaacaat is a genomic window of Cryptomeria japonica chromosome 7, Sugi_1.0, whole genome shotgun sequence containing:
- the LOC131856861 gene encoding uncharacterized protein LOC131856861 — protein: MGEDSMSYRELSNRLAESKEALGELRVKYKASLAKRIELAKQLMELSENSSSEEATIDVLSNKVEMENDEKSNLRRELNALTIRMSQELEVRMTIEDKTREKENEIFKLNQEIDTCQMEPAEPRTSSVMPMGYEVHGELAKPVVAKKVKKEVEEFVVAQRFTKEMIDEERTRFEAKKKRLTGLLVGESQFVQAETQEILKKFLSLEREEEPEMIESSEEENILEALVIEGVLLDVFKNDEISIDTQMEKEQEGGRTTSVSTITKEQPLIPKDIPIGKDEEKTHNQENAQVDDVKTIGPLENTTKMQTKTQESVQIDVEQTTKSPKKAIIDDDEDGDRMSIQGPINMDMLSPTELMEFASAMQSKAKKKMMRAQRREAQTIQTTVDIFSSLLPETDIDNLITSIEKLDHLVKLVGDEMKTLGEVSLHNVEKQYEKKIIEMLIKAINKDREVLTTNMDQIKEALKNGCKILYTIYNFSLFFDDINKKIKEAQQELKSLSESFITLNYLTIIFGRSVILTQHKLK